One Budorcas taxicolor isolate Tak-1 chromosome 13, Takin1.1, whole genome shotgun sequence DNA window includes the following coding sequences:
- the PI3 gene encoding elafin, producing MKTRSFLVQVVVLLVLGTLVAEAAIIRGRPKGQGTKKTNVLVNEKGPINGQYPVKRPNPVKGQGPVKGQDPVKGQDPVKGQDPVKGQDPVKGQDPVKGQDPVKGQDPVKGQDPVKGQDPVKGQDPVKGQDPVKGQDPVKGQDPVKGQDPVKGQDPVKGQDPVKGQDRVRGPLLTKRGSCPRVLIRCAMMNPPNRCLRDAQCPGAKKCCEGSCGKTCMDPQ from the exons ATGAAGACCAGAAGCTTCTTGGTCCAGGTGGTGGTGCTTCTCGTCCTTGGGACGCTGGTGGCAGAGGCGGCTATCATAAGAG GTCGTCCAAAAGGTCAAGGTactaagaaaacaaatgttttagtCAATGAAAAGGGTCCAATCAATGGTCAATATCCTGTCAAAAGACCAAATCCAGTGAAAGGTCAAGGTCCAGTCAAAGGACAAGATCCAGTCAAAG GTCAAGATCCAGTCAAAGGACAAGATCCAGTCAAAGGTCAAGATCCAGTCAAAGGTCAAGATCCAGTCAAAGGACAAGATCCAGTCAAAGGTCAAGATCCAGTCAAAGGACAAGATCCAGTCAAAGGTCAAGATCCAGTCAAAGGTCAAGATCCAGTCAAAGGACAAGATCCAGTCAAAGGACAAGATCCAGTCAAAGGTCAAGATCCAGTCAAAGGACAAGATCCAGTCAAAGGTCAAGATCCAGTCAAAGGACAAGATCCAGTCAAAGGACAAGACCGAGTCAGAGGTCCACTCCTCACTAAGCGTGGCTCCTGCCCCAGGGTTCTGATCCGGTGCGCCATGATGAACCCCCCTAACCGGTGTCTGAGAGATGCTCAGTGCCCAGGGGCCAAGAAGTGCTGTGAAGGCTCTTGTGGGAAGACCTGTATGGATCCCCAGTGA